One window of the Rhodothermales bacterium genome contains the following:
- the malQ gene encoding 4-alpha-glucanotransferase — translation MTDTRQSGLLLHITSLPGPYGIGDLGAEAYRFADFLAEAGQTIWQVLPVVPTGYGESPYASPSTFAGNPNLISPDLLREDGLLSEADLSDVPDFPEGHVDFAAAIAFKKTLLTNAYEAFVAGGSRIPRGDYEVYCRRHQNWLDAYALFDTIKDAHEQVEWTAWPRELAMREDAAIGAFIEANRAQIDMRRFWQFLFDRQWSNLKRYCNERKIRIFGDLPIYVAQDSADVWSSPELFHLDENGNATVVAGVPPDYFSETGQRWGNPIYRWDRMEHSGFDWWKRRMARILEQVDLVRLDHFRGFEAFWEVPASEPTAINGRWVRGPGAELFHALTEHLGPLPVVAENLGVITDGVTNLMKRFGYPGMAILEFAFDAGPDNSFLPHNYSTDLVAYTGTHDNDTFVGWWTNTQSTQDAEVTQRALTYAREYLEVSDDTEVHWRAIRALMASVAAMVVTPMQDVLGVGSEGRLNTPGVAAGNWGWRMPGDAVTADLTRRIKTLTSVYGRN, via the coding sequence ATGACCGATACCCGCCAGAGCGGCCTACTGCTGCACATTACTTCGCTGCCCGGTCCGTACGGAATCGGTGATCTGGGCGCAGAAGCCTATCGGTTTGCAGATTTTCTGGCGGAGGCGGGCCAGACCATCTGGCAGGTGCTCCCGGTGGTTCCTACCGGCTACGGCGAATCACCATACGCGAGCCCTTCCACGTTTGCCGGCAACCCGAACCTGATCAGTCCGGACCTGCTCCGGGAAGATGGCCTTTTGTCCGAGGCGGATCTGTCCGATGTGCCGGATTTCCCGGAGGGCCACGTCGATTTCGCGGCGGCCATCGCCTTCAAGAAGACCCTGCTGACGAACGCCTACGAGGCATTTGTCGCAGGAGGATCGCGCATTCCCCGGGGCGATTACGAGGTCTACTGCCGCCGTCATCAGAACTGGCTGGATGCCTACGCGCTGTTTGACACGATCAAGGACGCACACGAGCAGGTGGAGTGGACTGCGTGGCCTCGCGAGCTTGCGATGCGTGAAGATGCCGCTATCGGTGCGTTCATTGAGGCAAATCGCGCGCAGATCGACATGCGCCGGTTCTGGCAGTTCCTCTTTGACCGCCAGTGGAGCAACCTCAAACGCTACTGCAACGAGCGGAAGATCCGCATTTTCGGCGATCTTCCGATCTACGTGGCACAGGATTCCGCCGATGTCTGGTCCAGCCCTGAGCTCTTCCACCTCGACGAGAACGGCAACGCCACCGTCGTGGCCGGCGTGCCGCCGGACTACTTCTCGGAGACCGGCCAGCGCTGGGGCAACCCCATCTACCGATGGGACCGCATGGAGCACAGCGGTTTCGACTGGTGGAAGCGTCGCATGGCCCGCATTCTGGAACAGGTGGACCTTGTGCGCCTGGATCACTTCCGAGGTTTTGAGGCCTTCTGGGAGGTCCCGGCCTCCGAGCCAACCGCCATCAACGGCCGATGGGTTCGGGGGCCCGGTGCCGAACTCTTTCACGCGCTGACCGAGCACCTCGGACCGCTGCCCGTGGTGGCTGAAAACCTGGGCGTCATTACGGACGGAGTCACCAACCTCATGAAGCGGTTCGGCTACCCCGGCATGGCCATCCTGGAGTTTGCCTTCGATGCCGGCCCGGACAACAGCTTCCTGCCGCACAACTATTCCACGGATCTGGTCGCCTATACAGGCACGCACGACAACGATACCTTCGTCGGTTGGTGGACCAATACGCAGAGCACCCAGGATGCTGAGGTCACGCAGCGCGCATTGACCTATGCCCGCGAATACCTGGAAGTGTCGGATGACACCGAGGTCCACTGGAGGGCGATCCGAGCGCTAATGGCGTCGGTTGCAGCCATGGTTGTGACGCCCATGCAGGATGTGCTCGGCGTCGGCAGTGAAGGTCGCCTCAATACGCCGGGCGTTGCCGCGGGCAACTGGGGCTGGCGCATGCCGGGCGATGCGGTCACGGCCGATCTGACCCGGCGCATCAAGACCCTGACGAGCGTGTACGGCCGGAACTAG
- the glgB gene encoding 1,4-alpha-glucan branching protein GlgB, which produces MPWLTSEDISRWERGIHFDCYRKLGAHPNRVGTWFAVWAPSAESIAVIGDFNGWDPSANPLNPVGGGLWEGYIRGAKTGQHYKYRVRRGDFVVDKTDPYARSLEAPAPNGNALVGMSSIIASSDYAWGDSSWMASRRGPETMHEPVSIYEVHLGSWKRGPDGNSLSYREVAEPLADHLEDMGFTHVELMPVQEHPYYPSWGYQVVGYYAPTYRYGTADDFRYLVDYLHQRGFGVILDWVPAHFATDPQGLAYFDGSALYEHWDPVMRHHPDWGTLVFDYGKAGVRNFLIANACYWLDEFHIDGLRFDAVASMLYRDYSRDNWTPNQFGGRENLEAIDFLKRTNEEVYSRFPSVMMIAEESTAWPGVSAPTYDGGLGFLYKWNMGWMHDTLEFMRQDPINRKYHFNSLTFPLVYAYSEHYALTLSHDEVVHGKGSLWNKMPGDSWQQAANLRLMYAHMWGHPGKKLLFMGSEFGQVREWSHDREIDWFLAQDSLHAGVRDFLRELNALYKAEPALANEEGGGFEWIDLSDWERCVVSYRRKPRTPAPEPEPEKGRKKKRKKKERPVPELAFVLNFTPMPRSDYGVHLPEGEWELVLNSDDVRFGGSGVSPGTVVVSKVHGTTSVEVAAVQDANAGQEAAVASDAPVAAEKPYALLTLPPLGALILRQKV; this is translated from the coding sequence ATGCCCTGGCTGACGAGTGAGGATATTTCGCGCTGGGAGCGCGGCATTCATTTTGACTGCTATCGAAAGCTGGGCGCGCACCCGAACCGGGTCGGTACCTGGTTTGCTGTCTGGGCGCCGTCGGCGGAATCGATCGCGGTGATCGGGGATTTTAACGGTTGGGACCCGTCGGCGAATCCGTTGAACCCCGTAGGCGGGGGACTTTGGGAGGGCTACATCCGCGGCGCAAAGACCGGTCAGCATTACAAATACCGGGTCCGGCGAGGTGACTTTGTCGTAGACAAAACCGATCCGTACGCCCGGTCCCTGGAGGCGCCGGCCCCGAATGGCAACGCCCTGGTCGGCATGTCCTCCATCATTGCCTCGAGTGACTACGCGTGGGGCGATTCCTCCTGGATGGCCTCGCGGCGGGGCCCCGAAACGATGCATGAGCCGGTGTCGATTTATGAGGTGCACCTGGGTTCGTGGAAGCGCGGGCCCGACGGTAATTCCCTGTCCTACCGGGAGGTCGCCGAGCCATTGGCGGACCATCTGGAAGACATGGGCTTCACCCATGTGGAGCTGATGCCCGTGCAGGAGCACCCGTACTACCCGTCCTGGGGCTACCAGGTGGTGGGGTACTACGCGCCAACCTATCGATACGGCACGGCCGACGATTTCCGGTATTTGGTGGATTACCTGCACCAAAGAGGATTTGGAGTCATTCTGGACTGGGTGCCGGCGCACTTCGCCACCGACCCGCAGGGACTCGCCTATTTCGACGGGTCCGCGCTGTATGAGCACTGGGATCCGGTGATGCGTCATCACCCCGACTGGGGCACGCTGGTCTTCGACTACGGCAAGGCGGGCGTTCGCAACTTCCTGATAGCGAACGCTTGCTACTGGCTGGACGAGTTCCACATCGACGGGCTGCGATTCGACGCCGTGGCTTCCATGTTGTATCGCGACTACTCGCGCGACAACTGGACGCCCAATCAATTTGGAGGCCGCGAAAACCTGGAGGCCATCGACTTCCTGAAGCGCACCAATGAAGAGGTGTACTCGCGTTTTCCGTCAGTCATGATGATTGCGGAGGAGTCCACCGCGTGGCCCGGTGTTTCCGCGCCCACGTACGATGGCGGGCTCGGCTTCCTCTACAAATGGAACATGGGCTGGATGCATGACACGCTCGAGTTCATGCGTCAGGACCCCATCAATCGGAAGTACCACTTCAACAGCCTGACATTCCCGCTGGTCTATGCCTACTCGGAGCACTACGCCTTGACACTGTCGCACGATGAGGTCGTGCACGGGAAGGGCTCGCTCTGGAACAAGATGCCCGGGGATTCCTGGCAACAGGCGGCAAACCTGCGCCTGATGTATGCGCACATGTGGGGGCACCCCGGCAAGAAGCTGCTCTTCATGGGCTCCGAGTTCGGACAAGTCCGCGAGTGGAGTCACGACCGCGAAATCGACTGGTTTCTGGCGCAGGATTCCCTACACGCCGGGGTGCGCGATTTCCTGCGGGAGCTCAATGCGCTCTACAAGGCGGAGCCCGCGTTGGCCAACGAGGAGGGAGGTGGATTCGAATGGATCGACCTGTCAGACTGGGAGCGCTGTGTGGTGTCGTACCGACGCAAACCGCGGACCCCGGCCCCTGAGCCCGAACCGGAGAAGGGCCGGAAAAAGAAGCGCAAGAAGAAGGAGAGACCGGTGCCTGAACTGGCGTTCGTGCTCAACTTCACGCCGATGCCCCGTTCGGACTACGGTGTGCATTTGCCCGAGGGTGAATGGGAGCTTGTGCTGAACTCGGACGATGTTCGGTTTGGGGGCAGCGGTGTGTCCCCGGGCACCGTGGTGGTTTCGAAGGTGCACGGCACGACTTCGGTGGAGGTCGCAGCGGTCCAGGATGCGAACGCTGGACAAGAGGCGGCCGTGGCGTCTGACGCGCCGGTGGCTGCAGAGAAGCCGTACGCCCTGTTGACCCTGCCGCCCCTCGGCGCGCTGATTCTCCGGCAGAAGGTGTAG
- a CDS encoding PH domain-containing protein, translated as MAFLIAAAYDVSNLFDEEAFLPLGMASIAALVVFGTSTAVTPRLRYRFWAFRLDDQELFLERGILTRVTTIVPLRRVQHMDVSQDIIEREYELGNLIVHTAGTRSSQVVLPGLQFDEAQQLRDRIKLYITDEPV; from the coding sequence GTGGCCTTCCTGATCGCGGCCGCCTACGACGTATCCAACCTGTTTGACGAGGAGGCCTTCCTGCCGCTGGGCATGGCGTCCATTGCCGCGCTGGTGGTCTTCGGCACCTCCACGGCCGTGACGCCGCGCCTGCGGTACCGGTTCTGGGCATTCCGGTTGGATGACCAGGAGCTCTTTCTGGAGCGTGGCATCCTCACCCGGGTGACGACCATTGTGCCGCTGAGGCGCGTGCAGCACATGGACGTCAGCCAGGACATCATCGAACGTGAATATGAACTGGGCAATCTGATCGTGCACACGGCCGGCACGCGGTCCAGCCAGGTGGTCCTGCCGGGGTTGCAGTTCGATGAGGCCCAGCAGCTCCGAGACCGGATCAAGCTCTACATAACTGACGAGCCGGTCTGA
- a CDS encoding thioredoxin domain-containing protein: MAKNKGRRKSGRQEQPEFQNGPLWAAVILAAVGLALAAYSTQLSFKIKTAGIVEASGCSINDFVNCDLAHSSSYGELMGIPVAWWGFLFYAFAGLSALWGTMAKDRRNAAGWITLSFILAIGSVLFSVLKGYHLVQLAVVCLVCIGMYAVNIGLLFTLPVGLGYGPSRWGALIKGWIAGIKGDENELKFEPNLKRWGLLAVLVFGIGWIGMKRQSESAQVVDPNWDVDLALTGHFRQTPIDVPIDPNAAVWGNPDADIKIVEFADFQCPACRESAFHLRTALFEYREDVALYYMNYPLDANFNPRMQSQLHAQAGPAAVAAVCAQAEGDAAFWEYHDELFRQQVQLGPALFESTAEDMGFDMEAFRACQADPATRARVVSDLEAGFNSTVSQTPTIFINGRKASNYRNTEFIRAVLDRELEG, encoded by the coding sequence ATGGCCAAGAACAAGGGCCGCCGTAAAAGCGGCCGCCAGGAACAACCCGAATTCCAGAACGGACCGTTGTGGGCCGCGGTCATTTTGGCGGCCGTTGGGCTGGCATTAGCGGCCTATTCGACCCAGTTGTCGTTCAAGATCAAGACGGCCGGCATCGTGGAAGCCAGCGGCTGTTCGATCAACGACTTCGTCAACTGTGACCTTGCCCATTCAAGCTCGTACGGCGAATTGATGGGAATACCGGTCGCCTGGTGGGGCTTCTTGTTCTACGCATTCGCCGGATTGTCCGCGCTTTGGGGCACGATGGCCAAGGATCGCAGAAACGCGGCCGGCTGGATCACGCTGTCGTTCATTCTGGCGATAGGCTCCGTGCTGTTCTCAGTGCTCAAGGGCTACCACCTGGTGCAGCTGGCCGTGGTATGCCTGGTGTGCATCGGCATGTACGCAGTGAATATCGGCCTCCTGTTCACGCTGCCCGTGGGCCTCGGCTACGGCCCGAGCCGCTGGGGCGCACTTATCAAAGGCTGGATTGCCGGCATCAAGGGGGACGAAAACGAGCTCAAGTTTGAGCCCAACCTCAAGCGCTGGGGCCTGCTGGCCGTGCTTGTTTTCGGCATCGGCTGGATCGGCATGAAGCGCCAGTCCGAGTCCGCCCAGGTGGTCGACCCGAACTGGGACGTGGACCTCGCGCTGACGGGGCATTTTCGGCAGACGCCGATCGATGTGCCTATCGACCCGAATGCCGCCGTGTGGGGCAATCCCGACGCGGATATCAAGATTGTCGAATTCGCCGATTTCCAGTGCCCCGCGTGCCGGGAAAGCGCATTTCACCTGCGCACGGCCCTGTTTGAGTACCGGGAAGACGTGGCCCTTTACTATATGAATTACCCGCTCGATGCCAACTTCAACCCGCGCATGCAGAGTCAGCTGCACGCGCAGGCCGGGCCGGCCGCCGTGGCGGCGGTGTGCGCGCAGGCTGAAGGAGACGCGGCGTTCTGGGAGTACCATGACGAACTCTTCCGGCAGCAGGTCCAGCTCGGCCCGGCGCTGTTTGAGTCGACAGCGGAGGACATGGGTTTTGACATGGAAGCGTTCCGGGCCTGCCAGGCCGATCCGGCTACCCGCGCCCGCGTGGTGTCGGATCTCGAGGCGGGGTTCAACTCAACCGTGAGCCAGACGCCGACCATCTTCATCAATGGTCGCAAGGCGTCGAACTACCGGAATACCGAGTTCATCCGCGCCGTCCTGGACCGCGAGCTGGAAGGGTAA
- a CDS encoding class IV adenylate cyclase produces MPLNIEIKARCADHAPLRAALTARGARRIGLDRQIDTYFQARTGRMKLREGTIENSLIHYERPDQEGPKRSEVTLARVPADAGLGDVLRAGLNVLVVVDKEREIWFAENVKIHLDDVVGLGRFVEIEAIDRDGSIGADRLEAQCREFMDVFAVRPEDLIDRSYSDMLL; encoded by the coding sequence ATGCCGCTGAACATCGAAATCAAGGCACGCTGTGCCGACCACGCTCCGCTCCGGGCCGCGTTGACCGCGCGAGGGGCACGACGGATCGGTCTGGACCGGCAAATCGACACCTACTTTCAGGCCCGGACCGGGAGAATGAAGCTCCGGGAGGGCACCATCGAAAACTCTCTGATCCACTACGAGCGGCCGGATCAGGAGGGCCCAAAGCGCTCGGAAGTCACGTTGGCGCGTGTCCCGGCGGACGCGGGTCTGGGCGATGTGCTCCGCGCCGGACTGAACGTGCTCGTAGTCGTGGACAAGGAGCGGGAGATCTGGTTCGCCGAAAACGTCAAAATCCACCTGGATGACGTGGTCGGACTCGGCCGGTTCGTGGAGATCGAGGCCATCGACCGTGATGGTTCCATCGGAGCCGACCGTCTTGAGGCCCAGTGCCGCGAGTTTATGGACGTGTTTGCCGTCCGACCCGAAGACCTGATTGACCGCAGCTACTCGGACATGCTGCTGTAG
- a CDS encoding aquaporin, which translates to MTSKLITEFIGTFFLMATIILTVASGSLLAPVAIGSMLMVMVYMGGHISGAHYNPAVSLAAWMRGLMTQGDMIKYIAAQILAAVVASFVAMHLAGQLIVPSPAEGQMVGALVAEFLFTFALVLVILNVAATDETAGNSYFGLAIGFTVAAGAFAVGDISGGAFNPAVGLGPALTDAIMGDAGHLADVWLYLVGPFGGGAAGAWVYGLMNKPAS; encoded by the coding sequence ATGACTTCCAAGCTGATCACCGAGTTCATCGGTACGTTCTTCCTCATGGCGACCATCATTCTGACGGTTGCATCGGGGTCTCTGCTCGCGCCCGTCGCCATCGGCAGCATGCTCATGGTGATGGTCTACATGGGCGGTCACATTTCCGGGGCACACTACAACCCCGCTGTATCGCTCGCCGCGTGGATGCGGGGGCTGATGACGCAGGGCGACATGATCAAGTACATCGCCGCCCAGATTCTGGCCGCCGTGGTGGCGAGCTTCGTGGCCATGCACCTTGCCGGGCAGTTGATCGTGCCCTCGCCGGCAGAAGGCCAGATGGTCGGCGCGCTGGTGGCGGAATTCCTGTTCACCTTTGCACTGGTGCTGGTCATTCTGAACGTGGCAGCTACCGACGAAACGGCGGGCAATTCGTACTTCGGCCTGGCCATCGGATTTACCGTCGCCGCGGGCGCATTTGCCGTAGGCGATATCTCGGGCGGTGCGTTCAACCCGGCCGTCGGCCTGGGTCCTGCGCTCACGGACGCAATCATGGGCGATGCCGGGCACCTTGCCGACGTGTGGCTGTATCTGGTCGGCCCGTTTGGCGGCGGCGCTGCCGGTGCCTGGGTGTATGGTCTCATGAACAAGCCAGCCAGCTGA
- a CDS encoding PH domain-containing protein translates to MEDSAAQDRIAPESASGAPEEAPDATPHRLHPMTLVQKVLVGIPALILILLPAIRSNDGGAWFNLALGAMYGLLVFPWTIIRYVRFRYGISPAEIVIRSGVTTVTRRNIPIDRVQNIEIEQGILQRVTGTARVSIFTAGSQSAEGVLDVVSLQEAHRVRETVQQFQKAAAAGGAVSASRRTAASAEPGAVSAELGAVSAGPGAFSAEGGAAARSQKAPGAIFESVDQPEIEPVFEMDMRRVILSGVFRFSMLYIAVFFSIFQYVEPDPEAIFDWFAGGRFEGLAEAAGESPFIVGLSVLFLAVLFAWLSGILVNLNRYYGFVLHAEGNKLHHRQGLLSRHTGTIPLRKVQAFIIRTNPLMRRFGWYRLEVQTMGFDVKERGHKVAVPFGRMDDVMRAANRLQQGLPHPDPGGVRVPELSPVSRLTIRRGFVRYAVAIVTLAGGIGYFWRPGLWLLSMLPLALVWAVLRYRGLGYGEDERWLYFRKGVVRQHTWLLPLERSQVFYRSASLFQRRLGLASVYVDAAGASAMRPAEGIDLPAGAAKELVDRAYARFQHIVTQPEPS, encoded by the coding sequence ATGGAGGATTCTGCCGCGCAGGACCGGATTGCGCCGGAATCCGCGTCCGGTGCTCCCGAGGAGGCGCCGGACGCGACCCCGCACCGGCTCCACCCCATGACCCTCGTTCAGAAGGTGCTTGTGGGAATTCCGGCACTGATTCTCATCCTCTTGCCGGCGATCCGTTCGAACGATGGGGGGGCGTGGTTCAACCTGGCGCTCGGTGCCATGTACGGCCTGCTGGTTTTTCCCTGGACCATCATTCGCTACGTGCGATTCCGGTACGGCATTTCGCCCGCGGAGATCGTGATCCGGTCCGGCGTCACCACGGTTACCCGCCGAAACATCCCGATTGACCGCGTCCAGAACATCGAGATCGAGCAGGGCATCCTGCAGCGTGTGACCGGTACGGCGAGGGTGAGCATCTTTACGGCCGGATCGCAGTCGGCCGAAGGGGTCCTGGATGTGGTCAGCCTGCAGGAGGCCCATCGCGTGCGGGAGACCGTGCAGCAATTCCAGAAGGCGGCCGCAGCCGGGGGGGCGGTCTCCGCCTCCCGGCGCACCGCGGCGTCCGCGGAGCCTGGCGCCGTTTCCGCCGAGCTCGGCGCGGTTTCGGCCGGGCCTGGTGCGTTTTCCGCCGAGGGTGGCGCGGCGGCTCGGTCGCAGAAAGCCCCGGGCGCGATTTTCGAATCAGTCGATCAGCCCGAGATCGAGCCCGTGTTTGAGATGGATATGCGCCGGGTCATCCTGTCCGGCGTTTTCCGCTTCTCGATGCTCTACATCGCGGTGTTCTTTTCCATTTTCCAGTACGTCGAACCGGATCCGGAGGCGATTTTCGACTGGTTCGCGGGTGGCAGATTCGAGGGGCTGGCTGAGGCAGCGGGGGAATCGCCCTTTATTGTCGGATTGTCGGTGCTTTTCCTTGCGGTGCTGTTTGCCTGGCTGAGCGGCATTCTGGTCAATCTGAATCGGTATTACGGATTCGTACTTCACGCCGAAGGCAACAAGCTGCACCACCGGCAGGGCCTGCTGTCCCGTCACACCGGCACGATTCCGCTGCGAAAAGTGCAGGCTTTCATTATCCGCACCAACCCGCTCATGCGCCGATTCGGCTGGTACCGGCTTGAGGTACAGACGATGGGCTTCGACGTCAAGGAGCGGGGGCACAAGGTGGCGGTGCCGTTCGGCAGAATGGACGACGTGATGCGCGCGGCAAATCGACTTCAGCAAGGCTTGCCGCACCCGGATCCGGGGGGCGTGCGTGTGCCCGAACTGTCTCCGGTCTCCAGGCTCACGATTCGCCGCGGATTTGTGCGATATGCCGTCGCCATTGTGACATTGGCCGGCGGAATCGGCTATTTCTGGCGACCCGGACTGTGGTTGCTGTCGATGTTGCCGCTGGCGCTGGTCTGGGCCGTGCTGCGGTACCGGGGACTCGGGTACGGGGAAGACGAGCGCTGGCTGTACTTCCGCAAGGGGGTGGTCCGGCAGCACACGTGGTTGTTGCCTCTTGAGCGCAGCCAGGTCTTCTATCGCAGCGCCTCGTTGTTTCAGCGCCGGCTGGGGCTGGCGTCCGTTTATGTCGATGCCGCCGGGGCCAGTGCGATGCGTCCGGCGGAAGGCATCGATCTGCCGGCCGGTGCCGCCAAGGAATTGGTCGATCGCGCCTACGCACGCTTTCAGCACATTGTAACCCAGCCTGAGCCGTCCTGA
- a CDS encoding GNAT family N-acetyltransferase, with the protein MNAIIRIEQVNPDLDPGVQDVLKASRLMALDTTREDTISLAASMPESGVVGCAAVEKYGENGLLRSVAVLPDRRGQHLGEYLVTAAEAESVEAGIDALYLLTETAEAFFDRLGYDVVDRTDVPEAVLASDQFAKLCPSSAVAMRRRLTSED; encoded by the coding sequence ATGAACGCGATAATCCGCATCGAGCAGGTCAACCCGGACCTGGACCCCGGCGTGCAGGATGTGCTGAAGGCATCCCGCCTGATGGCGCTGGATACCACACGCGAAGACACGATTTCCCTGGCGGCCTCCATGCCGGAGAGTGGCGTGGTCGGTTGTGCGGCCGTGGAGAAATACGGCGAAAACGGCCTCCTGCGCAGCGTTGCCGTGCTTCCGGATCGTCGCGGACAGCATCTCGGCGAGTACCTGGTGACCGCGGCCGAAGCCGAGTCTGTCGAGGCCGGGATTGACGCGCTTTATCTTTTGACCGAAACGGCCGAAGCCTTCTTTGATCGGCTCGGCTACGACGTCGTAGATCGCACCGACGTGCCGGAGGCCGTGTTGGCCTCCGATCAGTTTGCCAAACTCTGCCCCTCCTCGGCGGTGGCCATGCGTCGCCGCCTCACTTCAGAAGACTGA
- the glgX gene encoding glycogen debranching protein GlgX → MLEPIPQPRPGKPYPLGATFDGSGVNFAIYSQHAEEVELVLFRDTGSSEPYATVSLPERTGPVWHGYLPDLGPGLLYGYRVHGPYQPEKGHRFNSNKVLLDPYARKIGRPMQMHDSIFGYKRDAPDGDASFNPRDSAAYAPLGMVCENGYDWGDDAPPGIPWEQTVIYETHVKGLSKLNPAVPEELRGTFKGLAHESVIRHFQRIGVTTVQLLPVHAKAVEAHLNDHGLTNYWGYGTLNYFSPEPTYAADPENAVNEFKAMVHALHREGLEVIIDVVYNHTGEGSRMGPTVSFRGIDNRAYYKENPSNPRYLLDYTGTGNTLDAGNPHVLQLITDSLRYWVQEMHVDGFRFDLASSLARDLYEVNMLSAFFKVVQQDPVLSQVKLIAEPWDVGPGGYQVGGFPWLWTEWNAAYRDTVRRFWRGDTGVLGEFATRVSGSSDLYNNSGRRPFASINFVTAHDGFTLRDLVSYERKHNEANGENNRDGNNANFSTNCGHEGDSWNKDVLACREARVRALLTTLFLSQGVPMLLGGDELWRTQLGNNNAYCQDNALSWYDWSKADPDLLEFVTKVIDFRALHPNFRRHRFLSGQPNDSGLRDVTWWHPKGRMMLPDDWRVAHARTLGMLLRGDVIEDRNPDGSAVLDDSFLVLYNASDSAATFVMPPEQTELQGHWEVALQSTGTVEASTWAPGDAMILPRISVTVLKAVSAPDS, encoded by the coding sequence ATGTTAGAACCCATACCCCAGCCGCGGCCAGGTAAGCCGTATCCGCTGGGCGCCACATTTGACGGCTCCGGAGTCAATTTTGCCATCTACTCCCAGCATGCTGAGGAAGTGGAACTGGTGCTCTTCCGGGACACCGGGTCGTCGGAACCGTACGCCACCGTGAGTTTGCCCGAGCGCACCGGTCCCGTGTGGCACGGATACCTGCCCGACCTGGGTCCGGGTCTGCTTTACGGGTACCGCGTGCACGGCCCGTACCAGCCCGAAAAAGGGCATCGGTTCAACTCGAACAAGGTGCTGCTGGACCCCTATGCGCGCAAGATCGGCCGCCCCATGCAGATGCATGATTCGATCTTCGGCTACAAGCGCGACGCCCCCGACGGAGACGCTTCCTTCAACCCGCGCGACTCCGCCGCCTACGCCCCGCTCGGCATGGTCTGCGAGAACGGCTACGACTGGGGGGACGATGCGCCCCCCGGCATTCCGTGGGAGCAGACCGTCATCTACGAGACGCATGTAAAGGGCCTGAGCAAACTCAATCCGGCCGTGCCCGAGGAGCTGCGCGGCACGTTCAAAGGGCTGGCCCATGAGTCGGTTATCCGGCACTTCCAGCGCATCGGCGTGACCACGGTCCAGCTATTGCCCGTGCACGCCAAGGCCGTTGAAGCGCATCTCAATGACCACGGGCTGACGAACTACTGGGGCTATGGCACGCTGAACTACTTCAGTCCGGAGCCGACCTACGCGGCGGACCCGGAGAACGCGGTAAACGAGTTCAAGGCCATGGTGCATGCGCTGCATCGCGAGGGCCTCGAAGTCATCATCGATGTGGTGTACAACCACACGGGCGAAGGATCCCGTATGGGCCCGACCGTCAGCTTCCGGGGCATCGACAATCGCGCCTACTACAAGGAAAACCCGAGCAACCCGCGGTACCTCCTGGACTATACCGGAACCGGCAACACGCTGGACGCGGGCAATCCGCATGTCCTGCAGCTGATCACCGACTCGCTGCGCTACTGGGTGCAGGAGATGCACGTCGACGGATTCCGATTCGACCTCGCCTCCAGCCTCGCGCGCGACCTCTACGAGGTCAACATGTTATCGGCCTTTTTCAAGGTCGTGCAGCAGGATCCGGTCCTCAGCCAGGTCAAATTGATCGCGGAGCCCTGGGATGTGGGACCGGGCGGGTACCAGGTGGGCGGATTCCCGTGGTTGTGGACCGAATGGAACGCCGCCTACAGGGACACGGTGCGACGCTTCTGGCGAGGCGACACGGGGGTGCTCGGCGAATTTGCCACCCGCGTATCGGGTTCGAGTGACCTGTACAACAACTCCGGTCGCCGCCCCTTCGCCTCCATCAACTTCGTTACCGCGCACGACGGCTTTACGCTGCGCGACCTCGTCTCCTACGAGCGCAAGCACAATGAAGCCAATGGCGAAAACAACCGGGACGGCAACAACGCCAACTTCTCCACGAACTGTGGCCACGAAGGCGACTCCTGGAACAAGGACGTGCTGGCTTGCCGCGAAGCCCGGGTACGCGCGCTGCTGACGACGCTCTTCCTCTCACAGGGTGTGCCGATGCTGCTCGGAGGCGACGAACTATGGCGCACGCAGCTCGGCAACAACAACGCCTATTGCCAGGACAATGCGCTCAGTTGGTACGACTGGAGCAAGGCCGACCCGGACCTGCTCGAGTTCGTGACCAAGGTGATCGACTTCAGGGCATTGCATCCGAATTTTCGGCGGCACCGTTTTTTATCGGGCCAGCCGAACGACTCCGGCTTGCGGGACGTCACGTGGTGGCACCCGAAGGGCCGCATGATGCTCCCGGACGATTGGCGGGTCGCCCATGCCCGCACACTCGGCATGCTCCTGCGTGGCGATGTAATCGAGGACCGCAATCCGGACGGCTCGGCCGTGCTGGACGACTCCTTTTTGGTGCTCTACAACGCGTCCGACTCCGCCGCGACGTTCGTCATGCCGCCTGAGCAGACCGAGCTCCAGGGGCACTGGGAAGTCGCCCTGCAGTCAACAGGCACGGTAGAAGCGAGCACCTGGGCGCCCGGGGATGCCATGATCCTGCCGCGGATCAGCGTGACCGTGCTGAAAGCGGTCAGCGCTCCGGACTCCTAG